One genomic region from Myxococcales bacterium encodes:
- the rplM gene encoding 50S ribosomal protein L13: MGATAHKATQSTKPAEVERGWFVVDATDLVLGRLATRIASVLRGKHRPIFTPHVDTGEYVIVVNAEKIKLTGNKLAQKKYYSHSGYKGSLKEITAGKLLASAHADRVVRKAVTGMLPKGSLGRKMATKLKVYTGPNHPHASQKPEELKLG; encoded by the coding sequence ATGGGAGCCACAGCGCACAAGGCGACCCAGAGCACCAAGCCTGCGGAGGTCGAGCGAGGTTGGTTTGTGGTCGACGCCACGGATCTGGTGCTCGGCCGGCTGGCCACACGCATCGCCAGCGTGCTGCGCGGCAAGCACCGGCCGATCTTTACCCCCCATGTCGACACCGGGGAGTACGTGATCGTGGTGAACGCCGAAAAGATCAAACTCACGGGCAACAAGCTCGCGCAAAAGAAGTACTACTCACACTCGGGCTACAAAGGCTCGCTGAAAGAAATCACGGCGGGGAAACTTCTGGCTTCGGCCCATGCAGACCGTGTGGTTCGCAAGGCCGTGACGGGTATGCTGCCCAAGGGTTCTCTCGGTCGGAAGATGGCGACCAAGCTCAAGGTCTACACCGGTCCCAATCATCCCCACGCCTCACAGAAACCAGAGGAGCTGAAACTTGGCTGA
- the rpsI gene encoding 30S ribosomal protein S9, with protein sequence MAEVTIATGKRKSAIARVRIMAGSGQIIVNGRAFDEYFPRPALHKVVQQPLADTETLETYDIHANICGGGISGQAGALRHGIARALEKLDPARRLTLKQAGYLTRDSRRKERKKYGQKGARARFQFSKR encoded by the coding sequence TTGGCTGAGGTCACAATCGCCACTGGCAAGCGCAAGAGCGCCATCGCCCGGGTGCGGATCATGGCTGGCTCGGGCCAGATCATTGTCAATGGTCGCGCCTTTGACGAGTATTTTCCGCGGCCCGCACTGCACAAGGTCGTGCAACAACCGCTCGCGGACACCGAAACCCTCGAAACCTATGACATCCACGCAAACATCTGCGGTGGTGGCATCTCTGGCCAGGCCGGTGCCTTGCGCCACGGGATCGCCCGGGCGCTCGAGAAGCTCGATCCGGCGCGCCGCTTGACGCTGAAGCAGGCGGGGTATCTCACGCGAGACTCCCGTCGCAAGGAACGCAAGAAGTACGGACAGAAGGGCGCTCGCGCGCGCTTCCAGTTCTCGAAGCGTTGA
- a CDS encoding N-acetyl-gamma-glutamyl-phosphate reductase, protein MRVAIIGASGYTGLELVRIVLRHPELELAVVTSEQRVGKPAADCFPALRGLTDLCFEANDPQSLAGRVDVAFSCLPHAASATTVAALRKASIVTLDISADFRLRSKAVYAQWYGEHKAPELFGQAVYGMPEIYRELLPGAALIAAPGCYPTGALLPMLPFLRAGVVETDGIFVDAKSGVSGAGRSLQEGFLFAELDGNSHAYKVGSHRHGPEMEQEASLAANRDVSLTFVPYLIPTIRGIVTSVLMRSRGVLSADTAQEILATAYADEPFVRVLPPGETPKLQSVKGSNYCDVSVTLDERTGNVVALSAIDNLVKGSGGQAVQCLNVMQGWDETTGLTEMALLP, encoded by the coding sequence ATGAGAGTTGCGATCATAGGCGCGAGTGGATACACGGGTCTCGAACTGGTGCGCATCGTGCTGCGCCACCCAGAACTCGAGTTGGCCGTGGTGACATCCGAACAGCGCGTCGGGAAACCGGCGGCCGACTGCTTCCCCGCGCTTCGCGGCCTGACGGATCTGTGCTTCGAGGCCAACGATCCCCAGAGCCTGGCCGGGCGAGTCGATGTGGCCTTCAGCTGTCTACCCCATGCGGCCTCGGCCACGACCGTGGCTGCACTCCGCAAGGCTTCGATCGTGACCCTGGACATCTCGGCCGATTTCCGGCTGCGCAGCAAAGCGGTCTACGCCCAGTGGTATGGCGAGCACAAAGCCCCTGAGCTCTTTGGACAGGCGGTATACGGCATGCCCGAAATCTACCGGGAGCTGCTGCCGGGTGCTGCGCTGATCGCGGCGCCGGGTTGTTACCCGACCGGTGCCTTGCTCCCGATGCTGCCTTTCTTGCGCGCGGGGGTGGTGGAAACCGATGGAATCTTCGTCGACGCCAAGTCCGGGGTCTCCGGCGCCGGGCGCAGCCTGCAGGAGGGTTTCTTGTTTGCAGAACTCGACGGCAATTCCCATGCGTACAAGGTGGGGAGCCATCGGCACGGGCCAGAAATGGAACAGGAGGCGAGCCTCGCGGCCAATCGGGATGTCAGCTTGACCTTTGTCCCGTATCTGATTCCCACCATCCGCGGAATCGTCACCAGCGTGCTGATGCGTTCGCGGGGCGTTCTCAGCGCCGATACCGCGCAAGAAATTCTAGCTACGGCCTATGCGGACGAACCCTTCGTCAGGGTGTTGCCCCCAGGAGAAACGCCAAAGCTGCAGTCGGTAAAAGGAAGCAATTACTGCGATGTATCAGTGACGCTGGACGAGCGCACCGGGAACGTGGTTGCGCTCTCTGCGATCGACAACCTGGTGAAGGGCTCGGGCGGTCAGGCGGTTCAATGCCTGAACGTCATGCAGGGTTGGGACGAGACGACGGGACTAACCGAAATGGCGCTGCTGCCGTGA
- a CDS encoding CTP synthase, with translation MHARQTKYIFVTGGVLSSLGKGLASASIGALMEARGLRVTFLKLDPYLNVDPGTMNPFQHGEVYVTEDGAETDLDLGHYERFTTSVLSQVNNVTAGRIYDTVIAKERRGDYLGGTVQVIPHVTDEIKERIYEAAQNIDIILVEIGGTVGDIESLPFLEAIRQFRSEVGRQHTCFIHVAPVFYLATAGEVKTKPVQHSVKELQSVGIAPDIILCRTDRFLSKSIKAKIALFCNVDEDAVITAKDVDTIYDVPLVFAGEGLDEKISQVLNMWTGRPDLRKWEELSTALRNPEGQITIVMVGKYVDLTESYKSLNEALVHGGVSIKTKVVIEYVDSEKLVDASVLSQADGILVPHGFGSRGAEGKIRAVQYARENKIPYLGICFGMQLAVCEFARNVAGLEGANSTEVSSDTPHPVIALLPGQEEIEDKGATMRLGAYPCVLKEGTRAHAAYGKTEISERHRHRYEFNNEYRERLSEAGMVFSGMSPDGNLIEVIELPDHPFFIASQFHPEFASKPFDPHPLFVAFTEAARAHRDEEA, from the coding sequence ATGCACGCAAGGCAAACCAAATACATTTTTGTAACGGGGGGCGTGCTCTCTTCGTTGGGCAAAGGTCTCGCTTCGGCGTCCATCGGCGCGCTGATGGAAGCGCGCGGTTTGCGGGTCACGTTTCTAAAGCTGGATCCGTACCTGAACGTCGATCCCGGAACCATGAATCCGTTTCAACACGGCGAGGTTTACGTCACCGAAGACGGCGCCGAAACCGATCTCGATCTCGGCCACTACGAACGCTTCACCACATCGGTGCTGAGCCAGGTGAACAACGTCACCGCGGGCCGCATCTACGACACCGTGATCGCCAAAGAGCGCCGCGGCGACTACCTGGGTGGCACTGTCCAGGTTATCCCCCACGTGACGGATGAGATCAAAGAGCGCATCTACGAAGCAGCGCAGAACATCGACATCATCTTGGTCGAAATTGGCGGCACCGTGGGCGATATCGAATCGCTGCCGTTCCTGGAGGCGATTCGCCAGTTTCGCTCCGAGGTCGGCCGACAGCACACCTGCTTCATTCATGTGGCACCCGTGTTTTATCTGGCGACCGCGGGAGAGGTCAAGACCAAGCCCGTCCAGCACTCGGTGAAAGAGCTGCAGTCGGTGGGGATCGCGCCCGACATCATTCTCTGCCGCACTGACCGCTTCCTTTCCAAGAGCATCAAGGCCAAGATCGCGCTCTTCTGTAATGTCGACGAAGACGCCGTCATTACGGCAAAAGACGTCGACACCATCTACGACGTGCCGCTCGTGTTTGCGGGTGAGGGTCTGGACGAAAAAATCAGCCAGGTGCTGAACATGTGGACGGGGCGACCCGACCTGCGGAAATGGGAAGAACTTTCGACGGCCTTGCGCAACCCCGAAGGCCAAATCACCATCGTGATGGTGGGTAAGTACGTCGATCTCACCGAATCGTACAAGAGTCTGAACGAAGCGCTGGTGCACGGCGGCGTATCGATCAAAACCAAAGTGGTCATCGAGTACGTCGATTCAGAAAAGCTCGTCGACGCCAGTGTTCTTTCACAGGCAGACGGGATCCTGGTTCCCCACGGCTTTGGTTCGCGTGGGGCCGAAGGAAAGATTCGAGCGGTGCAATACGCGCGCGAAAACAAAATCCCCTATCTCGGGATTTGCTTCGGCATGCAACTCGCGGTCTGCGAATTTGCCCGCAATGTCGCAGGACTTGAGGGAGCCAACTCCACGGAAGTGAGTAGCGATACGCCGCATCCTGTGATCGCGCTGCTACCCGGCCAGGAAGAGATCGAAGACAAGGGCGCGACCATGCGCCTGGGTGCCTATCCCTGTGTATTGAAGGAGGGGACCCGAGCCCACGCGGCCTACGGCAAGACCGAGATCAGCGAACGCCACCGACACCGCTACGAATTCAACAACGAGTACCGAGAGCGCCTGTCGGAAGCGGGAATGGTCTTTTCGGGCATGTCACCGGACGGCAATCTCATCGAGGTCATCGAACTCCCAGATCACCCCTTCTTCATAGCGTCTCAGTTCCATCCGGAGTTCGCCTCCAAGCCCTTCGATCCCCACCCTCTGTTCGTGGCCTTCACCGAAGCCGCCCGAGCCCACCGGGACGAGGAGGCCTAG